A section of the Candidatus Moraniibacteriota bacterium genome encodes:
- the xth gene encoding exodeoxyribonuclease III: MQERYILISWNVNGLRSAGKKDFVAWMQQGKYPIVAVQETKISDPDQLTEELRNPDGYTSYFNCSTEKKGYSGVGIYVKKQPFAVKTYFGDNLLSREGRVIEMEFRHFTLLNVYFPNGGSGELRLQYKMQFYDEFLHYLTHLRKQGKRIVVCGDVNTAHREIDLARPKENANTSGFLETERVWIDQLTAAGFIDAYRHLHPQEVAYTWWDMKTRARERNVGWRIDYFFVDQSLENNMKEALILSDVPGSDHCPVGLSLVFSDTEN, translated from the coding sequence ATGCAAGAACGCTATATACTCATTTCCTGGAACGTGAACGGGCTCCGCTCCGCGGGCAAGAAGGATTTCGTCGCCTGGATGCAGCAAGGCAAATACCCGATTGTTGCTGTTCAGGAAACGAAAATCAGTGATCCCGATCAATTGACTGAGGAGCTTCGCAACCCGGATGGTTATACGAGCTACTTCAATTGCTCGACGGAAAAGAAGGGGTACAGTGGTGTCGGCATCTATGTGAAGAAGCAGCCATTTGCGGTGAAGACTTATTTCGGAGACAATCTCCTCTCACGCGAGGGGCGTGTCATCGAGATGGAGTTCCGGCACTTCACACTCCTCAACGTCTATTTTCCCAACGGTGGTTCGGGTGAACTCCGGCTCCAGTACAAGATGCAGTTTTACGACGAATTCCTCCATTATCTCACTCATCTCCGGAAGCAGGGGAAGCGGATCGTCGTCTGTGGTGATGTGAACACGGCACACCGGGAAATCGATTTGGCGCGCCCCAAGGAAAACGCCAATACGTCTGGTTTCCTCGAGACGGAACGGGTCTGGATCGACCAGCTGACGGCGGCTGGGTTCATCGACGCCTATCGTCACCTCCATCCACAGGAAGTCGCCTACACGTGGTGGGATATGAAAACGCGCGCGCGTGAACGCAATGTCGGCTGGCGTATCGATTACTTTTTCGTCGACCAAAGTCTGGAGAATAATATGAAAGAGGCGCTCATCTTGTCAGACGTGCCGGGATCGGATCATTGCCCGGTGGGACTTTCGCTCGTCTTTTCCGACACCGAAAACTAG
- a CDS encoding type II secretion system F family protein: MPKYLYTAKNIASGETKGGEISGKDEKQVAQELRTQGFLVTSIKCIEAASDGTQVKFLDRFRTVPLKEKMVFTRNLAVMVSSGLTVSRAIHNLSVQTRNRYFQKILLSVYDDVQAGKQLSEGLAKYPAVFNELFVNMISVGEVSGNLEEVLEILALQLEKENDLLSKVRGAMIYPAVIVVAMIGIATLMLTYILPKITGVFMDMDVKLPATTLFIIHLSDLLRAHWLIAILLVIGAVVGFRAAAKTEAGGYAIDWLVIRLPIVGNIIVKVNCARFARIHSSLLKSGVSVINALTIVSRTLGNVHYKEALVQGIEEVQKGTELSKIIERYPVLFPILVPQIIQVGEETGKTENVLQRLAEFYEEEVSQITKNMSSIIEPILMLLIGGMVGFMAVAMLQPMYSVLENIQ; encoded by the coding sequence ATGCCGAAGTATTTATATACAGCCAAGAATATAGCGTCCGGGGAGACGAAGGGGGGCGAGATCAGTGGCAAGGATGAGAAACAGGTCGCCCAGGAACTCCGGACTCAAGGGTTTCTCGTCACGTCTATCAAATGCATCGAAGCGGCCTCGGACGGGACGCAGGTCAAGTTTCTTGATCGTTTCCGGACGGTTCCGCTCAAGGAGAAAATGGTCTTCACCCGAAACCTCGCAGTTATGGTTTCATCGGGCCTGACGGTGTCGCGGGCGATCCATAATCTCTCCGTCCAGACCCGGAATCGGTATTTTCAGAAAATCCTCTTGAGCGTCTATGACGACGTCCAAGCTGGCAAGCAGCTCTCTGAGGGCCTGGCCAAGTATCCGGCGGTGTTCAACGAGCTCTTCGTCAATATGATTTCGGTCGGCGAAGTTTCAGGTAATCTCGAGGAAGTCCTCGAGATCCTGGCGCTGCAGCTGGAGAAAGAGAATGACCTTCTGTCCAAGGTCCGGGGTGCGATGATTTATCCCGCGGTGATCGTCGTCGCGATGATCGGTATCGCGACCCTGATGCTGACCTATATCCTCCCCAAGATCACGGGAGTGTTTATGGATATGGATGTGAAGCTGCCGGCGACAACCCTTTTCATCATCCACTTGTCTGATCTACTCCGAGCGCATTGGCTCATCGCGATCCTCCTCGTCATCGGAGCCGTCGTCGGTTTCCGGGCAGCAGCGAAGACCGAGGCTGGCGGGTACGCCATTGATTGGCTTGTCATCCGGCTGCCAATCGTCGGCAATATCATAGTCAAGGTGAATTGTGCCCGTTTTGCGCGTATCCACAGCTCACTTCTCAAGAGCGGCGTCTCGGTCATCAACGCACTGACCATCGTGTCACGGACACTGGGCAATGTCCACTACAAAGAAGCCCTCGTTCAGGGTATCGAAGAAGTTCAGAAGGGGACGGAGCTTTCCAAGATCATCGAGCGGTATCCGGTACTGTTTCCCATTCTGGTGCCGCAGATCATCCAAGTGGGAGAGGAGACCGGAAAAACGGAGAACGTGTTGCAGCGGTTGGCAGAGTTCTATGAGGAAGAGGTCTCGCAGATCACCAAAAACATGTCATCAATCATCGAGCCGATCCTCATGCTCCTCATCGGAGGTATGGTCGGGTTTATGGCGGTGGCGATGCTCCAGCCGATGTACAGCGTTCTCGAAAACATCCAGTAG
- a CDS encoding MiaB/RimO family radical SAM methylthiotransferase yields MPQRYFIQTFGCQQNTADSERIASLYEARGFAPAETLEQADTLIVNTCIVRDRAEEKVYGLVQNLREKAKRGPESLHIVVTGCLVGAAAREPSGKLMRRMKARLPDEEFLPMEDVGFEHAPKRGSGKLASVVISNGCNNYCAFCIVPFSRGKERSRPFGEILYEVNESVKQGKTEVMLLGQNVNSYGADFLAENIKAGSEYALPGGKTVRPVMVKHLGRHRIPTLFPHLLEAVAEIPGVEKVMFLSANPWDFSDELIDTIARHPNIDRLLHLPIQAGSDKIIKAMNRWYTRDEYLALVDRIRAKVPDVQFTTDIIVGFPGETREDFEQTLDIARRVKYAKAYIAWYSPRHGTTALKMVDDVDIHEKKRRYTELDHLVLRLAGREHLIGKVPARPMESSE; encoded by the coding sequence ATGCCCCAGCGTTACTTCATTCAAACCTTCGGCTGCCAGCAGAACACGGCAGACTCGGAGCGGATCGCGAGCCTGTACGAGGCGCGCGGTTTCGCGCCGGCTGAGACGCTGGAACAGGCGGATACGCTCATCGTGAACACCTGTATCGTCCGCGACCGGGCCGAGGAAAAGGTATATGGTCTGGTCCAAAATCTTCGGGAAAAAGCAAAGCGCGGGCCCGAGAGCCTGCATATCGTCGTGACCGGTTGCCTCGTCGGGGCGGCGGCGCGTGAACCGTCGGGCAAGCTCATGCGGCGGATGAAGGCTCGCTTGCCGGATGAAGAATTCCTCCCGATGGAGGATGTCGGATTCGAACATGCACCGAAGCGCGGCAGCGGAAAACTGGCCTCAGTGGTGATCTCAAATGGCTGCAACAACTACTGCGCGTTTTGTATCGTCCCGTTTTCCCGGGGCAAGGAACGCTCGCGGCCCTTTGGCGAGATCCTTTATGAGGTGAACGAGTCCGTGAAACAGGGGAAGACGGAAGTCATGCTCCTCGGTCAGAATGTGAATTCGTATGGGGCCGACTTCCTCGCGGAAAACATCAAGGCTGGCTCGGAGTACGCGCTCCCTGGAGGAAAGACCGTGAGACCAGTGATGGTGAAGCACCTGGGTCGGCACCGGATCCCGACGCTCTTCCCTCATCTCCTCGAGGCAGTGGCTGAGATCCCGGGCGTCGAAAAAGTCATGTTTCTCTCGGCCAATCCCTGGGACTTCTCGGACGAGCTGATCGACACGATCGCGCGGCATCCGAACATCGACCGGCTGCTTCATCTCCCGATCCAGGCGGGGAGCGACAAAATTATCAAGGCGATGAATCGTTGGTACACGCGCGACGAGTACCTGGCACTCGTCGATCGGATCCGAGCCAAGGTGCCTGATGTTCAATTCACGACCGACATCATCGTTGGCTTTCCCGGCGAAACACGTGAGGATTTTGAGCAGACGCTTGACATTGCTCGGCGGGTGAAATATGCCAAGGCGTATATCGCCTGGTATTCGCCACGACATGGCACGACCGCGCTCAAGATGGTGGATGATGTCGATATCCATGAGAAGAAGCGGCGCTACACTGAGCTCGACCACCTCGTCCTCCGGCTCGCCGGCCGCGAACACTTGATCGGTAAGGTGCCGGCGCGTCCGATGGAAAGCTCGGAATAG
- the pilM gene encoding type IV pilus assembly protein PilM, which translates to MSFFRKKVFNLFPQPFGLDLSDLSVKAIWLEREGDEEIVSSFGSVPIALGSIVDGDIVKEEVVAQAIRELLDKTQPKPVKTRKVICSLPETKAFLRVVSLPTMEPEEVKEAIKWEIEANIPLTLDQVYYDYQVLDRKLSKEKNKMSVLVVAVARSMVDQIHGLLEKAGLEVVGLETESIAQARSLLVDRDEDKTRLIVDIGDRRTSFLVAIGHTPCFTSSIPLSSQMITDAISKEMRIPFEEAEAMKIKYGLGSLAMKSPLFKAAQPILENLAVEIERSMNFYLTNLGYSAAIDNVVLCGGGSNMRGLLPYLTKRLNLTVEFGNPWLNIKLGRTLPPIDRGRSVQYSTAIGLALRGLDEYEDLT; encoded by the coding sequence ATGAGTTTTTTTCGGAAGAAGGTATTCAATCTCTTTCCCCAGCCGTTCGGTCTGGATTTGTCCGATCTTTCCGTCAAGGCTATTTGGCTGGAGCGTGAGGGGGATGAAGAAATCGTCTCGAGCTTCGGTTCGGTCCCGATTGCTCTCGGGAGTATCGTCGACGGTGATATCGTCAAAGAGGAAGTCGTGGCGCAGGCGATCCGGGAGCTCTTGGACAAGACGCAGCCTAAGCCGGTGAAGACGAGGAAAGTCATCTGCTCGCTCCCTGAAACGAAGGCGTTCCTCCGGGTGGTTTCCCTCCCGACGATGGAACCGGAAGAAGTGAAGGAAGCGATCAAATGGGAAATCGAAGCGAATATCCCGCTCACACTGGATCAGGTGTACTACGACTATCAAGTTCTCGATCGCAAACTGTCGAAGGAGAAGAACAAGATGAGTGTCCTCGTCGTCGCGGTGGCCCGCTCCATGGTCGATCAGATCCATGGCCTGCTTGAAAAAGCCGGGCTCGAGGTCGTCGGGCTTGAGACCGAGTCGATCGCTCAGGCGCGCAGTCTCCTCGTCGACCGTGATGAGGACAAGACTCGGCTCATCGTGGATATCGGCGACCGGCGTACGAGCTTCCTCGTTGCCATTGGCCACACGCCGTGTTTCACATCGAGTATCCCGCTCTCGTCTCAGATGATCACAGACGCGATTTCAAAAGAGATGCGCATCCCGTTCGAAGAAGCCGAGGCGATGAAGATCAAATACGGTCTCGGATCACTCGCGATGAAGAGTCCGCTCTTCAAAGCGGCCCAGCCGATACTCGAAAACCTCGCGGTGGAGATTGAACGTTCGATGAATTTCTATCTCACGAATCTCGGTTATTCGGCCGCCATCGATAACGTCGTGCTTTGCGGCGGCGGCTCGAACATGCGTGGTCTCTTGCCCTACCTCACCAAGCGTCTGAATCTCACCGTGGAGTTTGGCAACCCATGGCTCAATATCAAACTCGGTCGGACACTGCCGCCCATCGATCGAGGTCGCTCCGTTCAGTACTCGACCGCTATCGGCCTCGCGCTCCGGGGCTTGGATGAATATGAAGATCTTACTTAA
- a CDS encoding pilus assembly PilX N-terminal domain-containing protein yields MTTSRPMRSQRGSALVYGLIIMAVVQIILVSIIQFVTSNIKYSLQIRSREQSIQIAEAGIDFYRWYLAHNVEGKTASQIQAFWTSGTAYGVGTPYEHDYSDPSGGVVGRYRLEVTPPTTGSTIAIVKSTAWTYRYPDLVRVLQVRLRRPSWSESAVLANDFMRFGAGTEVFGKIHSNVGIRFDGVAHNVITSAVTDYNDPDHTGGNEFGVHTHDSPTDPLPPAAVPARTDVFEAGRQFPVATIDFNGVLGDLSLMKTAAQGTGSYYNGTGANNLGTRIILKSNGTYDTCKVNTYNTSYSITRYTRNSGSGTCNSCSGLCLSNHSIPDDGVIFVEDNAWVEGTINDRKVTIAAADLLGGPAPSVYILNDIRYTNTDGRDIIGIVGQNNIEIAWASENDLRIDAALLAQQGRVGREHYVDKGYSPDSKSVITVYGAIATNLRYGFAWTDGTGYTTRNLYYDNNLLYYPPPYFPTGTQYELDLWEEL; encoded by the coding sequence ATGACAACTAGCCGACCGATGAGAAGCCAGCGCGGGAGTGCGCTCGTCTACGGTCTCATCATTATGGCCGTGGTGCAGATCATTCTCGTGTCCATCATCCAATTCGTCACCTCCAACATTAAGTACTCGCTCCAGATCCGCTCGCGTGAGCAGTCGATCCAAATTGCCGAAGCAGGGATCGATTTCTATCGTTGGTATCTGGCGCACAATGTCGAAGGGAAGACGGCCTCGCAGATCCAGGCGTTCTGGACGAGCGGAACCGCCTATGGAGTGGGGACCCCGTACGAACATGATTACTCGGATCCATCGGGCGGAGTGGTTGGACGGTATCGTCTGGAAGTGACGCCGCCGACCACGGGATCGACTATTGCGATTGTGAAGTCCACCGCCTGGACTTATCGGTATCCGGATCTGGTCCGCGTCCTCCAAGTCCGGCTCAGGCGGCCGTCTTGGAGTGAGAGTGCTGTCTTGGCGAATGACTTCATGCGTTTTGGGGCAGGCACCGAAGTATTCGGGAAAATTCACTCGAATGTCGGAATCCGCTTTGATGGTGTTGCCCACAATGTCATCACGAGTGCAGTTACCGATTACAATGACCCGGACCATACCGGCGGCAATGAGTTCGGGGTGCATACCCATGATTCACCGACGGATCCCTTGCCCCCGGCTGCTGTCCCGGCTCGAACGGATGTCTTCGAGGCAGGCCGACAGTTTCCGGTAGCCACGATCGATTTCAACGGCGTCTTGGGCGACCTCAGTCTGATGAAGACAGCGGCTCAGGGAACAGGGTCGTATTACAATGGTACGGGCGCGAATAATCTCGGGACGCGGATCATTTTGAAATCCAACGGAACATACGATACGTGTAAAGTGAACACGTATAACACGAGTTATTCGATAACGAGGTATACCCGGAACAGCGGGAGTGGTACGTGTAACTCATGTTCCGGGCTCTGTCTCAGCAATCATTCGATACCCGATGATGGAGTGATATTTGTCGAGGACAATGCCTGGGTGGAGGGGACGATCAATGACCGGAAGGTGACGATCGCGGCGGCAGATCTTTTGGGCGGACCGGCTCCATCGGTCTATATCCTGAACGATATTCGGTATACGAATACTGATGGGCGCGACATCATTGGCATCGTTGGTCAGAACAATATCGAAATCGCCTGGGCGAGTGAGAACGACCTCCGGATCGATGCCGCACTCTTGGCGCAACAGGGGCGAGTCGGTCGTGAACACTACGTCGATAAGGGCTACTCGCCCGACTCGAAATCTGTCATCACTGTGTACGGTGCCATCGCGACCAATCTTCGCTACGGTTTTGCCTGGACCGATGGAACGGGCTATACGACGCGCAACCTGTACTACGATAACAACCTCTTGTACTACCCGCCACCGTATTTTCCGACAGGGACACAGTACGAGCTCGATCTCTGGGAAGAATTGTAG
- the bcp gene encoding thioredoxin-dependent thiol peroxidase, whose amino-acid sequence MIGKKAPQFSLPDQAGKMRSLKEFLGRFVVLYFYPKDDTPGCTIEACSFRDNFTALKKSRAVVLGVSIDPVKKHAKFAEKYSLPFTLLSDEAKQVVERYGVWGKKKFMGREYMGTHRVSFLIDPKGKIAKIYDPVKPAGHAEVVLSDIQSLKT is encoded by the coding sequence ATGATCGGAAAGAAAGCGCCGCAGTTCTCCTTGCCTGACCAAGCAGGGAAGATGCGGTCGCTGAAAGAATTCCTCGGGCGCTTTGTAGTCCTGTATTTCTATCCGAAAGACGATACACCGGGTTGCACGATTGAGGCGTGTAGCTTCCGGGACAACTTTACCGCCTTGAAAAAATCCCGAGCGGTCGTACTCGGTGTCTCTATCGATCCAGTGAAGAAGCATGCAAAGTTTGCCGAGAAATATTCTTTGCCGTTTACGCTGCTCTCGGATGAAGCGAAGCAAGTCGTTGAGCGTTACGGTGTCTGGGGGAAGAAGAAATTCATGGGTCGCGAATATATGGGCACGCATCGCGTTTCGTTCCTCATCGATCCCAAAGGCAAGATCGCAAAGATCTATGATCCCGTGAAGCCCGCCGGTCATGCTGAAGTCGTGCTGTCCGATATTCAATCCCTGAAAACCTGA
- a CDS encoding type II secretion system protein: protein MSLFQKHLKGMTLVEMLVAIFIMGIGTIGFTLLFSSSWKTNKFILETGVTAVQVNRASSDIINNLRKVRQADNGDYPIESGDDFDIQVYLDIDNDGVTERVHYWLDTANDQLMRGVREPSAATPPTYASGDGTTSIIANYIVNEAAQPVFYYYNENYPGDTVNNPIATPIAIEDVRLVRVLLRMNIDPIKAPNNINVESFVDLRNLESYDN, encoded by the coding sequence ATGTCGCTGTTTCAAAAACACCTCAAAGGGATGACTTTAGTCGAGATGCTCGTGGCGATTTTCATTATGGGTATCGGTACTATTGGCTTTACACTCCTCTTTTCGAGCAGCTGGAAGACGAATAAGTTCATCCTTGAGACCGGGGTGACGGCGGTCCAGGTGAACCGGGCCTCGAGCGACATCATCAACAACCTTCGCAAAGTTCGTCAGGCCGATAATGGCGATTATCCCATCGAGTCAGGCGATGATTTCGATATCCAGGTGTATCTCGACATCGATAATGATGGGGTGACGGAACGGGTGCACTATTGGCTCGATACAGCCAATGATCAGCTGATGCGTGGCGTGCGCGAGCCATCGGCGGCGACACCACCGACGTATGCGTCAGGGGACGGCACGACGAGCATTATCGCGAACTACATCGTCAATGAAGCGGCTCAGCCCGTGTTCTACTACTATAATGAGAACTATCCGGGTGATACCGTGAACAATCCGATCGCGACACCGATTGCCATCGAGGATGTGCGGCTCGTCCGGGTGCTCCTCCGGATGAATATCGATCCGATCAAGGCGCCGAATAATATCAATGTGGAATCCTTCGTGGACCTCCGTAACTTGGAATCCTATGACAACTAG
- a CDS encoding CapA family protein produces MLLRSKFLLILSAFLGSATCLWLLAERVPVNPDTPTIFWTIQPSTTPEETPKRVAATVLFGGDMQFDRWIRTVSQKKGADFILAPMRPSLANADIVVANLEGPITDQPSVSETSTEGAHDNYVFTFSPETAALLKRENIALVNIGNNHILNFQEDGVQQTKVWLNQSGVAQFGSPLAGDTRYSIRDIRGTRIAFVNYNQFVSNGRAKAFEDITAVKERSDFIVIYAHWGEEYVEALPAVKQLAHEFVDVGADLVIGSHPHVVQEREDYQGKPIYYSLGNFIFDQYFRPETQSGLLVRATFDSANHRITTENIPIHLRSNGQTERAP; encoded by the coding sequence ATGCTCCTCCGCTCAAAATTTCTCCTCATTTTATCCGCTTTCCTAGGATCAGCTACGTGTCTGTGGCTTTTGGCCGAGCGGGTGCCGGTGAATCCGGATACCCCGACCATCTTCTGGACCATCCAGCCGTCGACAACCCCGGAGGAAACGCCAAAGCGCGTCGCTGCGACCGTGCTCTTTGGCGGGGATATGCAGTTCGACCGCTGGATTCGCACGGTGTCCCAAAAGAAGGGGGCGGATTTCATCCTGGCTCCGATGCGGCCGTCACTCGCGAATGCTGATATTGTCGTTGCGAACCTCGAGGGGCCAATAACCGACCAGCCATCGGTGAGTGAGACGAGTACCGAAGGGGCACACGACAACTATGTCTTCACCTTCTCACCCGAGACAGCAGCGCTCCTGAAACGCGAGAATATCGCGCTCGTGAATATTGGGAATAATCATATCTTGAATTTCCAAGAAGACGGTGTCCAGCAAACGAAAGTCTGGCTCAATCAGTCTGGTGTTGCCCAGTTCGGCTCGCCCCTCGCTGGTGACACCCGGTACAGTATCCGCGATATCCGTGGCACGCGGATCGCTTTCGTGAATTACAATCAGTTCGTCTCAAACGGTCGCGCGAAAGCATTCGAAGATATCACGGCAGTCAAGGAGCGCAGTGATTTCATAGTCATCTATGCTCACTGGGGCGAGGAATACGTCGAGGCTCTGCCCGCTGTAAAACAGCTCGCTCATGAATTCGTCGATGTCGGCGCGGATCTCGTCATCGGGTCGCATCCGCATGTGGTCCAGGAACGCGAAGACTATCAGGGGAAACCGATTTATTATTCGCTCGGTAATTTCATCTTTGACCAGTATTTCCGTCCCGAAACCCAGTCCGGCCTCCTCGTCCGCGCGACATTTGATTCGGCCAATCATCGCATCACCACCGAAAACATCCCGATTCATCTCCGGTCAAACGGTCAAACCGAACGGGCACCATGA
- a CDS encoding prepilin-type N-terminal cleavage/methylation domain-containing protein, with protein sequence MQYLSQRRWHRRGFTLIEALVFLFLFALITTVFFQTFAYGTALIQQSKNRLGAIALANQKMEIVRSLDYDNIGTISGIPAGDIAQDETVQVNNMHYEVHTFIQYVDDAYDGTLGGSPNDLVPNDSKRVRIEVVWGDESEAEKVALFSTFAPPGIEQSVGGGILSINILDSEGNGLSGATVHITNSSVSPSIDVTTTTDATGNLFLIGAPASSQGYHVTFSKGGHFGSATYAPYPTTAFIPVDVHASVVNAVVNQASFVMDQSSTLELRTKDPFDADIPDIDYRIDGGRQIGTQSGTGVAVLDFGMDDSTDTDGEHDYANRSYGSYTWTLDPGETGYTFIRLEPESTSAPNLIPLAPGTTQGVAMILADEAVNGVLFTVTNSTDATEVSGASVQLTNTTLTYDETVTTSQYGKAYFPETATPGMVAATYDYEITAAGYDTETGTVTVTAGLEPITVDLTPS encoded by the coding sequence ATGCAATACCTGAGTCAGCGGAGATGGCACCGAAGGGGGTTCACCCTCATTGAAGCGCTGGTGTTTCTTTTCCTTTTTGCATTGATCACGACCGTGTTCTTTCAGACCTTCGCCTATGGCACGGCGCTCATCCAGCAGTCGAAGAACCGGCTGGGAGCCATCGCGCTCGCCAATCAGAAGATGGAGATCGTCCGGAGTCTGGACTATGACAATATCGGGACAATCTCAGGCATCCCCGCTGGCGATATCGCACAGGACGAAACAGTTCAGGTGAACAATATGCACTATGAGGTGCATACGTTCATCCAATATGTCGATGATGCCTATGACGGCACGCTGGGTGGCAGCCCGAATGATCTCGTTCCCAATGATTCCAAACGGGTGCGCATCGAAGTCGTTTGGGGAGACGAAAGCGAAGCGGAAAAGGTGGCGCTCTTTTCGACCTTTGCTCCGCCGGGCATCGAGCAGTCCGTGGGTGGCGGCATCTTGTCGATCAATATCCTCGACTCAGAGGGCAACGGTCTGTCGGGCGCGACGGTGCATATCACCAATAGTTCGGTCAGCCCATCGATAGACGTGACGACGACGACGGATGCGACGGGCAATCTTTTCCTCATTGGCGCCCCGGCGAGTTCTCAGGGGTACCACGTGACCTTTTCGAAGGGGGGTCATTTCGGGAGCGCCACGTATGCGCCGTATCCGACGACGGCTTTTATCCCGGTGGATGTCCATGCTTCGGTCGTGAACGCAGTCGTGAATCAAGCTTCCTTCGTGATGGATCAGTCCTCGACGCTTGAGCTTCGGACGAAGGATCCGTTCGATGCGGATATCCCAGATATCGATTATCGAATCGATGGCGGTCGCCAGATCGGGACGCAGTCGGGGACGGGCGTGGCGGTATTAGATTTCGGGATGGATGATTCGACCGATACGGATGGCGAACATGACTACGCCAATCGTAGCTACGGCAGTTATACCTGGACGCTTGATCCTGGAGAGACCGGGTACACGTTCATTCGTCTCGAGCCTGAGTCGACCTCGGCCCCAAACCTCATCCCGTTGGCGCCGGGAACGACTCAAGGAGTGGCGATGATTCTCGCCGACGAAGCCGTGAATGGAGTCCTCTTCACCGTGACAAATTCCACTGATGCGACGGAGGTTAGCGGTGCGTCGGTCCAGCTCACCAACACGACGCTCACGTATGATGAGACGGTCACCACGAGTCAATATGGAAAAGCCTATTTCCCCGAGACGGCGACGCCGGGTATGGTCGCCGCGACCTATGATTATGAGATTACGGCTGCGGGGTACGATACTGAAACGGGGACGGTCACGGTCACTGCCGGACTCGAACCGATAACCGTCGATCTGACTCCATCTTGA
- a CDS encoding 23S rRNA (adenine(2503)-C(2))-methyltransferase RlmN, which translates to METRTATLTRLFAGQPAFRLRQAEAALFRSDWHAWEDVTVLSKEWRQKLADQITWCSLSQIAVLESVKHDTFKAILKTADDKRIETVLMQNARGFWTICVSSQVGCAMACTFCATGKMGFTRSLIADEIIDQYRYWMYFLAGRHDLEPRISNVVYMGMGEPLANYENVKASLQAFLAHTDMGPTRLTVSTVGLVPMLRKLLTDVTWPPVRLAVSLHSADAKTRTAIMPSSYPKFLDDLAEWTKEYFLKFESRRRHLTFEYVMLAGVNDTSAHADKLIAFARKVGKVKINLIPYNDTKSRYSTSESSALLDFEQRLNQAKLDVTRRRTMGADIAAACGQLIVEKSTQK; encoded by the coding sequence ATGGAAACGCGTACCGCAACCCTCACTCGACTCTTCGCCGGCCAACCGGCATTTCGTCTGCGCCAGGCAGAGGCGGCTTTGTTTCGCTCGGATTGGCATGCCTGGGAAGACGTGACCGTACTCTCCAAAGAATGGCGGCAGAAGTTAGCGGATCAGATCACCTGGTGTTCACTCTCCCAGATCGCAGTTCTCGAAAGTGTGAAGCACGACACGTTCAAGGCAATCCTCAAGACAGCGGATGACAAACGAATTGAGACGGTCCTCATGCAGAATGCGCGCGGTTTCTGGACGATCTGTGTTTCGTCCCAAGTCGGCTGTGCGATGGCCTGCACGTTTTGCGCGACCGGCAAGATGGGCTTCACGCGCAGCCTCATCGCTGACGAAATCATCGACCAGTATCGCTATTGGATGTATTTCCTCGCTGGCCGGCATGATCTCGAGCCGCGGATTTCCAACGTCGTCTACATGGGGATGGGGGAGCCCTTGGCGAATTATGAGAACGTGAAGGCATCGCTCCAGGCCTTCCTCGCACACACCGACATGGGTCCGACACGTCTCACTGTCTCAACCGTCGGACTCGTCCCCATGTTGCGCAAGCTCCTCACTGATGTCACCTGGCCGCCAGTCCGTCTCGCGGTGTCGCTCCATAGCGCTGATGCCAAGACGCGTACGGCCATCATGCCTTCGTCCTATCCGAAATTCCTTGACGATCTGGCAGAGTGGACAAAAGAATATTTCTTGAAGTTTGAAAGCCGGCGTCGGCATCTGACCTTTGAATATGTAATGCTCGCGGGGGTGAATGACACGTCTGCCCATGCCGATAAGCTTATCGCCTTCGCCCGAAAAGTCGGCAAAGTTAAGATCAATCTGATTCCTTACAATGACACCAAGAGTCGGTATTCGACGAGTGAGAGTTCAGCACTCCTCGATTTCGAGCAGCGACTCAATCAAGCCAAGCTCGATGTCACGCGCCGCCGCACCATGGGCGCCGACATCGCTGCCGCCTGCGGTCAGCTCATCGTCGAGAAATCAACTCAGAAATAG